One window of Marinobacterium aestuarii genomic DNA carries:
- a CDS encoding DUF938 domain-containing protein — protein sequence MIWLNYSEACARNQAVILQQLAPLLPSTGSLLEIGSGSGQHAVHLGAALSGLRWQPTDLPANLPALSANLLHFGSDNISPPLALDVTAEPWPVTAANVIYSANTLHIMGWPQTVALLQGAGRLLTPGGLLCIYGPFRYQGQYTSASNAEFDRWLQQRDPRSGIRDFEAVNEQALAQGLELERDISMPANNQLLVWRKLAQEQVGSRKVKGGRGK from the coding sequence ATGATCTGGCTCAATTACAGCGAAGCCTGTGCACGCAATCAGGCGGTGATTCTGCAACAACTGGCGCCGTTGCTGCCGAGCACAGGCAGCCTGCTGGAAATCGGCAGCGGCTCGGGCCAGCACGCCGTGCACCTTGGCGCTGCGCTTAGCGGACTGCGCTGGCAGCCGACGGATCTGCCCGCCAATCTGCCGGCGCTGAGCGCCAACCTGCTGCATTTTGGCAGCGACAATATAAGCCCGCCGCTGGCGCTGGATGTCACCGCCGAGCCCTGGCCGGTCACGGCGGCCAACGTGATCTACAGCGCCAATACCTTGCATATAATGGGCTGGCCCCAGACTGTCGCCCTGCTGCAGGGGGCCGGCAGGCTGCTGACGCCGGGCGGGCTGCTGTGCATCTATGGCCCCTTCCGCTATCAGGGTCAGTACACCAGTGCCAGCAACGCCGAGTTTGACCGCTGGCTGCAACAGCGCGATCCCCGCAGCGGCATCCGTGATTTCGAGGCCGTCAACGAACAGGCGCTTGCCCAGGGCCTCGAGCTCGAACGGGATATCAGCATGCCGGCCAACAACCAGTTGCTGGTCTGGCGCAAGTTAGCCCAGGAGCAAGTAGGAAGTAGGAAGGTTAAAGGTGGAAGGGGAAAGTAA